One window of the Halarcobacter mediterraneus genome contains the following:
- a CDS encoding complex I subunit 4 family protein, with amino-acid sequence MSADILSFIIFLPAVVAFGLMITTKHVETVRNIAFLTTTVILALVLKLYIEFEPSAGMQFVTNVPWISSYGINYYIGVDGFSLTILMMIAILIPTAYLLLWEGRTKGYWINMLLVQAGVTGSLLALDVILFYFFWEVMLLPVFLMIGIYGFGDKVFTTIKVTVYTMLGSLLMFVAMLYLGVTYHAEFGTWSFQYDSLTQITSLSYNEKIWLFLAFLSAFAIKIPIFPLHTWIMETYKNAPTGAVFLLSSIMAKLGVYAIVRFLIPIFPEIYVEFSSWFVFIGLFGLIYFGIAALMQDDIKRMFAYSSASHLSFIAAGIFSLNVFGINGALYLIIAHAIATGALFLLVGIIHDETGYKTIKDLGGLAKQSPIFTTIFAIMLFANVGLPGTNGFVSELLIIFGIYEFNHTLGYISALTVIIGASYMLWMFQRAILQDREGEALKFRDLKIKEIVGLAPWVILVFLMGIYPDIFIDKFEPTVTHYLNDILQIGAAK; translated from the coding sequence ATGAGTGCAGATATTTTATCGTTTATTATATTTTTACCAGCAGTAGTAGCATTTGGGTTAATGATTACTACTAAGCATGTAGAAACAGTTAGAAACATTGCATTTTTAACAACAACAGTTATCTTAGCACTTGTATTAAAACTTTATATTGAGTTTGAACCAAGTGCAGGTATGCAGTTCGTTACAAATGTTCCATGGATTTCTTCTTATGGTATTAACTACTACATTGGTGTTGATGGTTTTTCTTTAACTATTTTAATGATGATTGCTATTTTAATTCCTACAGCATATCTTTTATTATGGGAAGGTAGAACTAAAGGTTACTGGATTAATATGCTATTAGTACAAGCTGGTGTAACTGGTTCATTATTAGCATTAGATGTGATTTTATTCTACTTCTTCTGGGAAGTTATGCTATTACCAGTATTCTTAATGATTGGTATTTATGGATTTGGAGACAAAGTATTTACAACCATTAAAGTAACAGTATATACCATGCTTGGTTCACTTTTAATGTTTGTTGCAATGCTTTACTTAGGAGTTACATATCACGCAGAATTTGGTACTTGGTCATTTCAATATGATAGCCTAACTCAAATTACATCATTATCATATAACGAAAAGATTTGGTTATTTTTAGCATTCCTTTCAGCTTTTGCTATTAAAATTCCTATTTTCCCATTACATACATGGATTATGGAAACATATAAAAATGCTCCAACTGGTGCAGTATTTTTATTATCATCAATCATGGCAAAACTAGGTGTTTATGCAATTGTTAGATTTTTAATTCCTATTTTTCCAGAGATTTATGTAGAATTTTCATCATGGTTTGTATTTATTGGATTGTTTGGTCTTATTTATTTTGGTATTGCTGCACTTATGCAAGATGATATTAAAAGAATGTTTGCATATTCTTCAGCATCACACTTAAGCTTTATTGCTGCGGGAATTTTTTCACTGAATGTTTTTGGTATTAATGGTGCTTTATATTTAATTATTGCTCACGCAATTGCAACAGGTGCGTTATTCTTACTTGTTGGTATTATCCATGATGAAACTGGTTACAAAACAATTAAAGATTTAGGTGGATTAGCAAAACAATCTCCAATCTTTACTACTATTTTTGCAATTATGCTATTTGCAAATGTAGGACTTCCAGGAACTAATGGTTTTGTATCAGAGTTATTAATCATTTTTGGTATTTATGAATTTAATCATACATTAGGTTATATTTCTGCACTTACAGTTATTATTGGAGCTTCATATATGCTATGGATGTTTCAAAGAGCAATCTTACAAGATAGAGAAGGTGAAGCTTTAAAATTCAGAGATTTAAAAATCAAAGAAATTGTAGGTTTAGCTCCTTGGGTTATTCTTGTATTTCTAATGGGTATTTATCCAGATATTTTTATTGATAAATTTGAACCAACAGTAACACACTACTTAAATGATATTTTACAAATTGGAGCAGCAAAATGA